The Chanos chanos chromosome 6, fChaCha1.1, whole genome shotgun sequence genome includes a region encoding these proteins:
- the LOC115814509 gene encoding protein BTG1, which produces MKTEVSTAANFITRLLRGTGLLSEEQLQQFSNSLEEALGEHYQHHWFPNAPCRGSGYRCIRINHKMDPLIGKAACTIGLTRDQLFSLLPSELTLWVDPYEVSYRIGEDGSICVLYESTPPSVNNASPVDNRGSCKDELRIERSSPSKSFNMMTVSS; this is translated from the exons atgaaaactgaggTATCCACAGCTGCGAACTTCATTACAAGGTTGCTGAGAGGAACTGGACTTCTTTCGGAAGAGCAACTGCAACAGTTTAGTAATTCTCTTGAGGAGGCTTTGGGAG AGCATTACCAACATCACTGGTTCCCCAATGCTCCATGCAGAGGTTCAGGATATCGATGCATTCGTATCAATCATAAGATGGATCCTTTAATAGGAAAAGCAGCTTGCACCATTGGACTCACCAGAGATCAGCTATTTTCACTGCTACCAAGTGAGCTGACTTTGTGGGTTGATCCATATGAGGTGTCTTACCGGATAGGTGAAGATGGTTCTATTTGTGTCCTGTATGAGTCCACACCACCATCAGTAAATAATGCAAGCCCAGTGGATAACAGGGGCAGCTGTAAAGATGAACTAAGGATTGAACGATCGAGCCCCTCCAAATCATTTAATATGATGACTGTTTCCAGTTAA
- the ippk gene encoding inositol-pentakisphosphate 2-kinase, translated as MELDKMDENDWKYHGEGNKSLVVSHVQHSRVLRVLKYPSEDAERLHQTVEQASRHIQNIVDYSNNVMKPLLGEQYVHSGEVVKLPLDFVRQLSLKVQQERPELRCDKVMDTFSGYSLCLPNLTQLSSCRFEDHRPPLCVEIKPKCGFLPFSRYVTKECKRKVCRFCMHQHFKLANGKWNRISRYCPLDLFSGNKQRMYIAIKHLLEEPQNNFRIFKGGELIYSCKDDAKQQPDLNELVQHLRPYFHHSNGYYNGHQSSKTVLNEFIQVVCSALLSTGDSACPGELTKLQTPESRAYCEASPLHRDLLRNANQCLPKDCVLAKILQAQMLDNLDIEGLYPLYRRVEQYLEEFPKERNRLQIDGPYSEGFLEKIKNCPSEDDGSVDYAVGKVHQYRVAMTAKDCSIMITFAPCGEDEDLQPNFEIQPVKPRFTYSVSILDLDPKPYESIQHQNKLDSKIVNYYLKSTHSKQDLPPSSLYKEREDCTLVFHPV; from the exons ATGGAACTGGATAAAATGGATGAGAATGACTGGAAATATCACGGAGAGGGCAACAAGAGCCTTGTCGTCTCTCATGTCCAG CACTCAAGAGTCCTCCGTGTTTTGAAGTATCCCTCAGAAGATGCTGAACGTTTACATCAG acaGTAGAACAGGCTTCTCGACACATTCAGAACATTGTGGATTATAGTAACAACGTCATGAAACCTCTGCTCGGGGAGCAATACGTCCACAGTGGA GAGGTTGTCAAACTACCCTTGGATTTTGTTAGGCAGCTGTCTTTAAAGGTTCAGCAAGAAAGACCAG AATTGCGCTGTGATAAAGTGATGGACACTTTCAGTGGCTACAGCCTGTGCTTGCCAAACCTGACTCAGCTCTCCTCTTGTCGATTTGAAGATCACAGACCTCCTCTTTGTGTAGAAATCAAG CCAAAATGTGGATTTCTGCCTTTCTCCAGATACGTCACAAAGGAATGCAAACGCAAAGTGTGCAGATTCTGTATGCATCAACACTTCAAG TTAGCAAATGGAAAGTGGAATCGAATAAGCCGTTACTGTCCCTTGGATCTCTTCTCAGG GAACAAACAGCGAATGTATATTGCAATCAAACACTTGTTAGAGGAACCACAGAACAACTTTCGAATTTTCAAG GGTGGTGAGTTGATATATAGCTGTAAGGACGATGCCAAACAGCAGCCAGACTTGAATGAGCTGGTGCAACACCTGAGACCCTACTTTCACCATAGCAACGGTTATTACAACGGTCACCAGTCCAGTAAGACGGTCCTTAACGAGTTCATTCAGGTGGTCTGTAGTGCTCTGTTGAGCACTGGGGACTCCGCTTGCCCAGGAGAGCTGACCAAGCTGCAAACCCCTGAGAGCAGGGCCTACTGTGAGGCCAGTCCTTTACACAGAGACCTGCTTCGCAACG CAAACCAGTGCCTACCCAAAGACTGTGTCCTTGCAAAAATCCTCCAAGCTCAAATGCTTGATAACCTGGACATCGAAGGGCTTTACCCGCTGTACCGGCGAGTGGAACAGTATCTGGAGGAGTTTCCCAAGGAGAG GAATAGACTGCAAATAGACGGCCCTTACAGCGAAGGCTTCCtcgaaaaaattaaaaactgtccATCTGAGGATGATGGATCTGTGGATTATGCGGTTGGGAAG GTCCATCAGTACAGAGTGGCAATGACGGCCAAAGACTGCTCCATTATGATCACTTTTGCACCTTGTGGAGAGGATGAAGA TTTACAACCAAACTTTGAGATTCAGCCTGTGAAGCCCAGATTCACATACTCCGTGTCCATTCTGGATTTGGATCCCAAACCATACGAGAGCATCCAGCACCAGAACAAACTGGACTCTAAAATTGTCAACTACTACTTGAAAAGTACGCACTCCAAACAGGACCTGCCACCCTCCAGTCTCTATAAAGAACGTGAGGACTGTACTCTGGTATTTCACCCTGTATAG